The Burkholderiales bacterium sequence GATCGAATCGTTCGCACCGCGGCGCCGCGCCCGATGAGCGACCCGCGCGTCTTCTTCGCCGCCGAGCGCACGCTGCTCGCCTGGGTGCGCACCGGGATCACGGTGATCGCGCTCGGTTTCGTCGTCGAGCGCTTCGGCCTGTTCGTGAGCCTCGTGGCGCACTCGTCGGGTCGGGCTGCCCCGTCCCTGCACACGACGGCCTCCAACGTCATCGGCACGATGCTCGTCGTGGCCGGCACGGCGATCATCGTGTTCGCGAGCGTGCAGCACGCGCGCTTCGTGCGCACGCTGCCGCTGGAGGACCTCCCGGGGAGCTACCGGATCGGCTGGGCGATCGTGTTCGCGCTCGCGTTCGCCGCGCTGGGCGGCGCGCTCGCGATCTATCTGGCGCTGACCTGACGCCCACGCGCGGGCGCGCGAACCGGCAGGC is a genomic window containing:
- a CDS encoding DUF202 domain-containing protein: MSDPRVFFAAERTLLAWVRTGITVIALGFVVERFGLFVSLVAHSSGRAAPSLHTTASNVIGTMLVVAGTAIIVFASVQHARFVRTLPLEDLPGSYRIGWAIVFALAFAALGGALAIYLALT